In the Mesoplodon densirostris isolate mMesDen1 chromosome 6, mMesDen1 primary haplotype, whole genome shotgun sequence genome, GGCTCTGCCCAGAGCCCTGGCGGGCGAGGCGCAGGCCTGGCTCCCGGCAATGCCTGCTGCTCAGCCACGGCATCTCTCCCAGCCGCCTGCCCCGACTACGCCATGTCCGACTACGAGAACGAGGACGAGTGCTGGAGCGCCCTGGAGGGCTTCCGTGTGAAGCTCATCTCCGTCATCGACCCCGCCCGCATCACGCCCTACCTGCGCCAGTGCAAGGTCCTGAACCCCGACGACGAAGAGCAGGTGCTCAGCGACCCCAGCCTGGTCATCCGCAAGCGGAAAGTGGGTCAGTGCCCGTCCCCCACCCCCGTCTGCCCGCGGCTGTGGTGCTTCACGCGCAGCTGAGGCCCCGGGAGAGCCGTCCAGACCCCCGCCACCGCAGCCTCTTGGGGTTCTGCAGCCTCGCACGCCCACGCGTGTCCTCTGGGTCGCAGGTGTGCTCCTGGACATCCTGCAGCGGACTGGCCACAAGGGCTATGTGGCATTTCTAGAGAGCCTGGAGCTGTACTACCCGCAGCTGTACCGGAAGGTCACGGGCAGAGAGCCCGCCCGCGTCTTCTCCATGATCATCGGTGAGGAACGGGACCCGGGCCGGAGGCACAGGGCCCGGATGGAGAGGCAGGGCCCGGAtggaggggcagggggatggcGCGGGTTAGAGCCGGCGGCCCCCTTCCCACTGGGTCCCCTCATGGATACATCGCGTATGAAAGAAAGGGAGCGAGCCGTGTGTGGGAAGGGCGCCAGCTTTGGGACCGGCCTGGGTGTCGCTCGCATCCCGCCGTCCTCCTGACACTCGTGGAgggagcagaggctggagggaagggGGACCCCAACTCCGGAGTGGGGAGCAGGTGCGCGGTGGGGTGCACAGGCTGATTCTCGGCTCAGAGCCCCTCCTACCCGGAAGACCATGTGACCCCGCTAAACCATGCCCGAGAGGCCAGGCCTGCTCGCCCCAGCAGCCTGTGAGGCGGCCCCGAGTCACGTCCCCTGCCTCTCAATCAGGATGGTAACAAAATTAGACAGAGGGATGGacacccaggccctgggctgccctgccctgggggcggggggcggggggacaaGGCTGGGAGGTGAGTTCACCTCCTGGACGGGGAGCAGCCGCGACTGGGAACTGACCCCTTGGCCAGGCTCCCCCGGAGCCACTGGTCCTCAAGCGGAGGCCCGGGAGGGGCCCGGGGTACCATGTATCATGTGACGCTCTCCCGGCCCGCAGACGCATCCGGGGAGTCGGGCCTGATGCAGCTGCTGATGAGCGAGGTGATGAAGCTGCAGAAGAAGGTGCAGGACCTGACGGCACTGCTGGGCTCCAAGGACGACCTCATCAAGGAGCTGAGGGTGAAGGACAGCCTGCTGCGCAAGCACCAGGAGCGTGTGCAGAGGCTGAAGGAGGCCTGCGAGGTGGGCGGCCGCGAGCTCCAGCGCTGCAAGGACGAGAACTACGACCTGGCCCTGCGCCTGGCCCGCCAGAGCGAGGAGCGGGGCGCCGCGCTCATGCGCATCCGCGACCTGCAGCTGGAGGTGCCCTGCGCGGCGGCGGGGCTCctggggcgggcggcgggcgccGGGGTCCTGGGCTGAGGCTGACAGCTGGTCCCGCAGATCGACAGGCTCAAGCACAGCCTCATGAAGGCGGAGGACGACTGCTCGGTGGAGCGCAAGCACACGCTGAAGCTCAAGCGCGCCATGGAGCAGCGGCCCAGCCACGAGCTGCTGTGGGAGCTGCAGCAGGAGAAGGCGCTGCTGCAGGCGCGGGTGCAGGAGCTGCAGGCCTCCGTCCAGGTCGGGCCCCGGGGGGCGAGCCGGCAGGGCGGGCGCTGGAGGGCCAGCCTGGGCCTCCCAGCCCCGCTGTGCTGCCGCCCTCTCCCTTCGCACCCACAGGAGGGGAAGCCGGACCAGAGCAGCTCCTACATCCAGGTGCCGGAGGAGGACTGGCGGCAGGCGCAGAGGGACCTCCAGGCGCGGACCGCCGCCGTTTTCTCCCTGCGCAAGGACCTGCGCCAAGCCGAGGCCCTGCGTGCCCGGGTGCGCGGCGGGCAAGTGGGGGGGTGCGCCCGGGGCCAACTGGGCAGGGCTccacctccctcctgccccctgcccGGAGGCGAGGGCCGGCCTTCGGCCCCACCTGGTGCCCGCGCTCCCCAGGCACGTCGGGGCCCAGCTTCGGTCCGGAGCTTTGGGCCGGCGGGACCGCAGGCGGTTCGGCTGACTGCCATCTCCCGCAGTGCACGGAGGAGAAAGAGATGTTCGAGCTGCAGTGCCTGGCCCTGCGGAAGGACTCCAAGATGTACAAGGACCGCATCGAGGCCATCCTACAGCAGATGGAGGAGGTCGCCATCGAGCGGGACCAGGTAGGGGCCGCACAGCCCTCCCAGACGCAGTGGCCTTTCGGGGATGCAGTGGTCACGGTGGATGTTCAGGGAGCACCGACAAAAGCCGTTCATGCTCCGTTAAAAACGTGAACGCTAACGAAGTTAGTCCCGTTCCTCCACCTCTGCCCCACCTGCTGCCAGGAAGTCCACGCTCCACCTTCTGCTGTACCTGCCAGACTTTTTTCAGCGTACATGTAGTTTAATTTTTGTTCTACAAAAGTGTAAGCTTTCTGACTCGTTTTGCAAAGACTTCTTTCGCTTAAAGAGCCACGGGCGCCTTGGCCGGCTGCACTCTTCTAGGTGGGGAGGTGGCGCCCCAGTGCGGGGCTGC is a window encoding:
- the CARD9 gene encoding caspase recruitment domain-containing protein 9 isoform X1, whose translation is MCQGGCAAACPDYAMSDYENEDECWSALEGFRVKLISVIDPARITPYLRQCKVLNPDDEEQVLSDPSLVIRKRKVGVLLDILQRTGHKGYVAFLESLELYYPQLYRKVTGREPARVFSMIIDASGESGLMQLLMSEVMKLQKKVQDLTALLGSKDDLIKELRVKDSLLRKHQERVQRLKEACEVGGRELQRCKDENYDLALRLARQSEERGAALMRIRDLQLEIDRLKHSLMKAEDDCSVERKHTLKLKRAMEQRPSHELLWELQQEKALLQARVQELQASVQVGPRGASRQGGRWRASLGLPAPLCCRPLPSHPQEGKPDQSSSYIQVPEEDWRQAQRDLQARTAAVFSLRKDLRQAEALRARCTEEKEMFELQCLALRKDSKMYKDRIEAILQQMEEVAIERDQAILTREELHAQHARSLQDKDALRKQVRELSEKADELQLQLFQREGQLLAVEGRLRWQQLETSVLSSDLEDGSPRNSQELSLPQDLEEDAQLSDKVSLAGGPAVGESPEQPFVALQKERLSLTPEDAGLSGGEPPEKEKGRRRLKESFENYRRKRALRKMQHGARQGEVDWENTTGSDNTDTEGS
- the CARD9 gene encoding caspase recruitment domain-containing protein 9 isoform X4, translated to MCQGGCAAACPDYAMSDYENEDECWSALEGFRVKLISVIDPARITPYLRQCKVLNPDDEEQVLSDPSLVIRKRKVGVLLDILQRTGHKGYVAFLESLELYYPQLYRKVTGREPARVFSMIIDASGESGLMQLLMSEVMKLQKKVQDLTALLGSKDDLIKELRVKDSLLRKHQERVQRLKEACEVGGRELQRCKDENYDLALRLARQSEERGAALMRIRDLQLEIDRLKHSLMKAEDDCSVERKHTLKLKRAMEQRPSHELLWELQQEKALLQARVQELQASVQEGKPDQSSSYIQVPEEDWRQAQRDLQARTAAVFSLRKDLRQAEALRARCTEEKEMFELQCLALRKDSKMYKDRIEAILQQMEEVAIERDQAILTREELHAQHARSLQDKDALRKQVRELSEKADELQLQLFQREGQLLAVEGRLRWQQLETSVLSSDLEDGSPRNSQELSLPQDLEEDAQLSDKVSLAGGPAVGESPEQPFVALQKERLSLTPEDAGLSGGEPPEKEKGRRRLKESFENYRRKRALRKMQHGARQGEVDWENTTGSDNTDTEGS
- the CARD9 gene encoding caspase recruitment domain-containing protein 9 isoform X2, with amino-acid sequence MCQGGCAAACPDYAMSDYENEDECWSALEGFRVKLISVIDPARITPYLRQCKVLNPDDEEQVLSDPSLVIRKRKVGVLLDILQRTGHKGYVAFLESLELYYPQLYRKVTGREPARVFSMIIDASGESGLMQLLMSEVMKLQKKVQDLTALLGSKDDLIKELRVKDSLLRKHQERVQRLKEACEVGGRELQRCKDENYDLALRLARQSEERGAALMRIRDLQLEIDRLKHSLMKAEDDCSVERKHTLKLKRAMEQRPSHELLWELQQEKALLQARVQELQASVQVGPRGASRQGGRWRASLGLPAPLCCRPLPSHPQEGKPDQSSSYIQVPEEDWRQAQRDLQARTAAVFSLRKDLRQAEALRARCTEEKEMFELQCLALRKDSKMYKDRIEAILQQMEEVAIERDQAILTREELHAQHARSLQDKDALRKQVRELSEKADELQLQLFQREGQLLAVEGRLRWQQLETSVLSSDLEDGSPRNSQELSLPQDLEEDAQLSDKGGPAVGESPEQPFVALQKERLSLTPEDAGLSGGEPPEKEKGRRRLKESFENYRRKRALRKMQHGARQGEVDWENTTGSDNTDTEGS
- the CARD9 gene encoding caspase recruitment domain-containing protein 9 isoform X3 is translated as MSDYENEDECWSALEGFRVKLISVIDPARITPYLRQCKVLNPDDEEQVLSDPSLVIRKRKVGVLLDILQRTGHKGYVAFLESLELYYPQLYRKVTGREPARVFSMIIDASGESGLMQLLMSEVMKLQKKVQDLTALLGSKDDLIKELRVKDSLLRKHQERVQRLKEACEVGGRELQRCKDENYDLALRLARQSEERGAALMRIRDLQLEIDRLKHSLMKAEDDCSVERKHTLKLKRAMEQRPSHELLWELQQEKALLQARVQELQASVQVGPRGASRQGGRWRASLGLPAPLCCRPLPSHPQEGKPDQSSSYIQVPEEDWRQAQRDLQARTAAVFSLRKDLRQAEALRARCTEEKEMFELQCLALRKDSKMYKDRIEAILQQMEEVAIERDQAILTREELHAQHARSLQDKDALRKQVRELSEKADELQLQLFQREGQLLAVEGRLRWQQLETSVLSSDLEDGSPRNSQELSLPQDLEEDAQLSDKVSLAGGPAVGESPEQPFVALQKERLSLTPEDAGLSGGEPPEKEKGRRRLKESFENYRRKRALRKMQHGARQGEVDWENTTGSDNTDTEGS
- the CARD9 gene encoding caspase recruitment domain-containing protein 9 isoform X5, with amino-acid sequence MCQGGCAAACPDYAMSDYENEDECWSALEGFRVKLISVIDPARITPYLRQCKVLNPDDEEQVLSDPSLVIRKRKVGVLLDILQRTGHKGYVAFLESLELYYPQLYRKVTGREPARVFSMIIDASGESGLMQLLMSEVMKLQKKVQDLTALLGSKDDLIKELRVKDSLLRKHQERVQRLKEACEVGGRELQRCKDENYDLALRLARQSEERGAALMRIRDLQLEIDRLKHSLMKAEDDCSVERKHTLKLKRAMEQRPSHELLWELQQEKALLQARVQELQASVQEGKPDQSSSYIQVPEEDWRQAQRDLQARTAAVFSLRKDLRQAEALRARCTEEKEMFELQCLALRKDSKMYKDRIEAILQQMEEVAIERDQAILTREELHAQHARSLQDKDALRKQVRELSEKADELQLQLFQREGQLLAVEGRLRWQQLETSVLSSDLEDGSPRNSQELSLPQDLEEDAQLSDKGGPAVGESPEQPFVALQKERLSLTPEDAGLSGGEPPEKEKGRRRLKESFENYRRKRALRKMQHGARQGEVDWENTTGSDNTDTEGS